A region of Pyxidicoccus parkwaysis DNA encodes the following proteins:
- a CDS encoding TldD/PmbA family protein yields the protein MDYQQLAKKIVQRAKKKGAQQAEAFLEVGRQGSVRVHQGQIEDLTQSTSKGVGVRVLVKGRLGFAYTSDFENAALDHIIDQALKLAGAAAPNKLNGLPSGKDLGRFGDTGQLFDTKVAELPGDWKIKAALEVEKAARAEDSRVVAFNAVGAGDFVSEVYMASTEGMTGAYSGTYVFLYAMPVASDGAGLQTGYWVDYKRFLDDLDTPESIGREATRRAVRMLGARRVKTQQVPVVLDPLVASSFVSDLAAAANGNAVYQGASVLAPLKGKKLAGPHVTLVDDGLLPRGLATAPFDGEGVPTRRTPILDKGVLSGFLYDAFTARKAKARTTGNASRGYNALPSIGATNLYLEAGTKSPEELLREVDSGFYVTALLGQGTDPVTGELSAGANGLWIEKGELTHPVQEVTVAGNLLQMLQDLDGLGSDLQFRGGSVGAPTVRFRQLTVSGE from the coding sequence GTGGACTACCAGCAGCTCGCGAAGAAAATCGTCCAGCGCGCGAAGAAGAAGGGCGCCCAGCAGGCGGAGGCCTTCCTGGAGGTGGGCCGCCAGGGCAGCGTGCGCGTGCACCAGGGACAAATCGAGGACCTCACCCAGTCCACCAGCAAGGGCGTGGGCGTGCGCGTGCTCGTGAAGGGCCGGCTCGGCTTCGCCTATACGTCGGACTTCGAGAACGCCGCCCTGGACCACATCATCGACCAGGCGCTGAAGCTCGCCGGGGCCGCCGCGCCCAACAAGCTCAACGGCCTGCCCTCCGGCAAGGACCTGGGCCGCTTCGGGGACACCGGCCAGCTCTTCGACACCAAGGTGGCCGAGCTGCCCGGCGACTGGAAGATAAAGGCCGCGCTGGAGGTGGAGAAGGCCGCGCGCGCGGAGGACTCGCGCGTCGTCGCCTTCAACGCGGTGGGCGCCGGGGACTTCGTCTCCGAGGTGTACATGGCCTCCACCGAGGGGATGACGGGCGCGTACTCCGGCACGTACGTGTTCCTCTACGCCATGCCGGTGGCGTCCGACGGCGCGGGCCTCCAGACGGGCTACTGGGTGGACTACAAGCGCTTCCTCGATGACCTGGACACGCCCGAGTCCATCGGCCGCGAGGCCACGCGCCGCGCGGTGCGCATGCTGGGTGCCAGGCGCGTGAAGACGCAGCAGGTGCCGGTGGTGTTGGACCCGCTCGTCGCCTCCAGCTTCGTCTCGGACCTCGCCGCCGCGGCCAACGGCAACGCCGTGTACCAGGGGGCCAGCGTCCTCGCGCCGCTGAAGGGCAAGAAGCTGGCGGGCCCGCACGTGACGCTGGTGGATGACGGCCTGCTGCCTCGGGGACTCGCCACCGCGCCCTTCGACGGAGAGGGCGTCCCCACGCGGCGCACGCCCATCCTCGACAAGGGCGTGCTGTCCGGCTTCCTCTACGACGCCTTCACCGCGCGCAAGGCGAAGGCGCGCACCACGGGCAACGCGTCGCGCGGGTACAACGCCCTGCCCTCCATCGGCGCCACCAACCTCTACCTGGAGGCCGGCACGAAGTCGCCCGAGGAGCTGCTGCGCGAGGTGGACAGCGGCTTCTACGTGACGGCGCTCTTGGGCCAGGGCACGGACCCGGTGACGGGCGAGCTGTCCGCCGGCGCCAACGGCCTGTGGATTGAGAAGGGCGAGCTCACGCACCCGGTGCAGGAGGTGACGGTGGCGGGCAACCTCCTCCAGATGCTGCAGGATTTGGACGGCCTGGGGAGCGACTTGCAGTTCCGCGGAGGCTCGGTGGGCGCGCCCACTGTCCGCTTCCGGCAGCTCACCGTCTCGGGAGAGTAG
- a CDS encoding ParB/RepB/Spo0J family partition protein: MAAAKSARKSATAKKPTTARKPRRKKAEPKSKGLSPAEVASDSVEYPTDLLEAIRTDGGEVLGVYREPLGGHPTIFAVLPIDKVEPTPYQRDLSEPHVKRLANAMERLDRYLDPVIAVRKDGMYWTPNGNHRLNASKLLGAKSIMALVLPDEDVAYQILALNTEKAHNLKERSLEVIRMYRGLVGADRKGNETAFSHLFEEPSFVTLGAAYEKRPRYSAGAYHPFVKVLEDFQELPLKEALALREARADRLLELDDAVVAVVNSLKERGLQSPYLKNFVVARINFLRFRKDGGKPDFNATVDRMLASARKFNVEKVNREDIGRMGGGPVEADEESA; encoded by the coding sequence ATGGCTGCAGCGAAGTCCGCACGGAAGTCCGCCACCGCGAAGAAGCCGACGACGGCCCGCAAGCCGCGCCGCAAGAAGGCGGAACCGAAGTCCAAGGGCCTCTCTCCGGCGGAGGTGGCCAGCGACTCGGTGGAGTACCCCACGGATTTGCTGGAGGCCATCCGCACCGACGGCGGCGAGGTGCTCGGCGTCTACCGCGAGCCGCTGGGCGGCCACCCCACCATCTTCGCCGTGCTCCCCATCGACAAGGTGGAGCCCACGCCGTACCAGCGTGACTTGTCCGAGCCGCACGTGAAGCGGCTGGCCAACGCCATGGAGCGGTTGGACCGCTACCTGGACCCCGTCATCGCCGTGCGCAAGGACGGCATGTACTGGACGCCCAACGGCAACCACCGCCTCAACGCCAGCAAGCTGCTGGGCGCGAAGTCCATCATGGCGCTGGTGCTGCCGGACGAGGACGTGGCCTATCAAATCCTCGCGCTCAACACGGAGAAGGCGCACAACCTGAAGGAGCGCTCGCTCGAGGTCATCCGCATGTACCGCGGCCTCGTGGGCGCGGACCGCAAGGGCAACGAGACGGCCTTCTCGCACCTCTTCGAGGAGCCCTCCTTCGTCACGCTGGGCGCCGCATACGAGAAGCGGCCCCGCTACTCCGCGGGCGCGTACCACCCCTTCGTCAAGGTGCTGGAGGACTTCCAGGAGCTGCCACTCAAGGAGGCCCTGGCCCTGCGCGAGGCCCGCGCGGACCGGCTGCTGGAGCTGGATGACGCCGTCGTGGCCGTCGTCAACAGCCTCAAGGAGCGCGGCCTCCAGAGCCCCTACCTCAAGAACTTCGTCGTCGCCCGCATCAACTTCCTCCGCTTCCGCAAGGACGGCGGCAAGCCGGACTTCAACGCCACCGTGGACCGCATGCTGGCCAGCGCCCGCAAGTTCAACGTGGAGAAGGTCAACCGCGAGGACATCGGCCGCATGGGCGGTGGCCCCGTGGAGGCCGACGAGGAGTCGGCCTGA
- a CDS encoding sigma-54-dependent transcriptional regulator, translating to MTSPTVLVVDDDRANLDSVTRIFQREGMATLAAANGTEALELLRRPEVAVMVTDLMMPNMDGQELLRAARAIRPDVEVVLMTAYGTVETAVAAMKDGAYDFITKPLKRHALVKAIQKAMEKRALVAENQSLKAKLAEMNAAGGRSMVGQSPAFRAMLDTIRQAAPSTATVLLLGESGTGKELAARSVHEYSNRAKGPFVAVNCGALPENILEAELFGVERGAFTGAVARREGRFERASGGTLFLDEVGEMPLSAQVKLLRALAEGEIERLGGTQTVKVDVRLVAATNKDLQKEVAEGRFREDLYYRLNVVEIRVPALASRREDIPLLADAFLRRFAAKNGKVLRGFSQDALNVLENYAWPGNVRELEHAVERAVVLARGEVLEASDLPESVRKGPLGSAGQLVIPIGTPMEEVERRVIHETLRHTRGDKTLAARLLGIAARTIYRKLEREQSSGEAPSGPSTPAPAADMED from the coding sequence ATGACATCCCCCACGGTCCTGGTCGTCGACGACGACCGCGCCAACCTCGATTCCGTCACCCGCATCTTCCAGCGCGAGGGCATGGCCACCCTCGCCGCCGCCAACGGCACCGAGGCGCTGGAGCTGCTGCGCCGCCCCGAAGTCGCCGTCATGGTGACGGACCTGATGATGCCCAACATGGACGGGCAGGAGCTGTTGCGCGCCGCGCGCGCCATCCGCCCGGACGTGGAGGTGGTGCTGATGACGGCCTACGGCACGGTGGAGACGGCCGTGGCCGCGATGAAGGACGGCGCCTACGACTTCATCACCAAGCCCCTCAAGCGCCACGCGCTGGTGAAGGCCATCCAGAAGGCGATGGAGAAGCGGGCGCTCGTCGCGGAGAACCAGTCCCTCAAGGCGAAGCTGGCGGAGATGAACGCGGCCGGCGGGCGCTCCATGGTGGGCCAGTCCCCCGCCTTCCGCGCCATGCTGGACACCATCCGCCAGGCTGCGCCCTCCACCGCCACGGTGCTGCTGTTGGGCGAGTCCGGCACCGGCAAGGAGCTGGCCGCGCGCTCGGTGCACGAGTACTCCAACCGCGCGAAGGGGCCCTTCGTCGCCGTCAACTGCGGCGCGCTGCCGGAGAACATCCTGGAGGCGGAGCTCTTCGGCGTGGAGCGCGGCGCCTTCACCGGCGCGGTGGCCCGCCGCGAGGGCCGCTTCGAGCGCGCCAGCGGCGGCACCCTCTTCCTCGATGAAGTCGGCGAGATGCCGCTGTCCGCGCAGGTGAAGCTCCTGCGCGCGCTGGCCGAGGGCGAAATCGAGCGGCTGGGCGGCACGCAGACGGTGAAGGTGGACGTGCGGCTGGTGGCCGCCACCAACAAGGACTTGCAGAAGGAGGTGGCGGAGGGCCGCTTCCGCGAGGACCTCTACTACCGCCTCAACGTGGTGGAGATTCGCGTGCCCGCGCTGGCCTCGCGCCGCGAGGACATCCCGCTCCTGGCGGACGCCTTCCTGCGCCGCTTCGCCGCGAAGAATGGCAAGGTGCTGCGCGGCTTCTCTCAGGACGCCCTCAACGTCCTGGAGAACTACGCATGGCCGGGCAACGTGCGCGAGTTGGAGCACGCCGTGGAGCGCGCGGTGGTGCTCGCGCGCGGCGAGGTGCTGGAGGCGAGCGACCTCCCCGAGTCGGTGCGCAAGGGCCCGCTGGGCTCGGCCGGTCAGCTCGTCATCCCCATCGGCACGCCCATGGAGGAAGTGGAGCGGCGGGTGATCCACGAGACGCTGCGCCACACGCGCGGCGACAAGACGCTGGCCGCCCGCCTGCTGGGCATCGCCGCGCGCACCATCTACCGCAAGCTGGAGCGCGAGCAGTCCTCCGGCGAGGCCCCCTCCGGCCCCTCCACACCGGCCCCCGCCGCCGACATGGAGGACTGA